In the Bradyrhizobium guangzhouense genome, one interval contains:
- a CDS encoding cobalamin biosynthesis protein, with protein MKVAGLGFKQDVTLASLREALAAAGGSDGLAAVATISDKADAEALKQLAREYGVPIRAVPADVLAGIDTPTQSRRITETFGTGSVAEAAALAAAGPRARLIATRVVSQDRTATAAIAEGDGP; from the coding sequence ATGAAGGTCGCCGGGCTCGGATTCAAACAGGATGTGACGCTGGCCTCACTGCGCGAAGCGCTGGCGGCCGCAGGCGGTTCAGATGGCCTCGCGGCCGTGGCGACCATCAGCGACAAGGCTGACGCGGAGGCGCTGAAACAGCTCGCGCGCGAGTATGGCGTTCCGATCAGGGCTGTGCCGGCCGATGTGCTGGCCGGTATCGATACGCCGACGCAGTCGCGGCGGATCACCGAAACGTTCGGCACGGGCTCGGTCGCCGAAGCCGCGGCGCTCGCTGCGGCTGGTCCGCGGGCGCGGCTCATCGCAACACGCGTCGTCTCGCAGGACCGCACCGCAACCGCCGCAATCGCTGAAGGAGACGGCCCGTGA